The Acidobacteriota bacterium nucleotide sequence GCCAGCACAAGGCTTCCAGTAGAACTCTATCACTCCCCCCTGGAGGGGGAGTCGGCGAGGCAAACGCGGCGTCCCTTCGACCAGGCCGCAGCATGCAGCCGAGCCGGAGGGGGGCCAACGCGGCGCCCCGAAAGCGCAGCCCGCAGTCGAACCGGTGGGGGGGACGGAATCGGCGAGATCGCCGCATAGCGGGAGGCGGCTACGCTCGCAGGGTCAGCCCAACCAGTCTTTCCGGGGGTGGACGTGTGAACAGGAAGCTGGCCAGGTAACCCACCAGCAGGTTCACCACCATGCTCAGCACCGGAATCCACATCCAACTGATGGGCTCATGGGCCACCGTCACCACTCCGCCTTCCCTCTCCAGGAGGTAGAACAGCTCTCCGTTTCTAATATCCCACCGGCGCCCCTCTTCCCGGACGAGCACGGCCGCATCGCTCCTGAGCACGATTCCGTTGCTCCTGAAACTTCCTGCCAGCCTCGTGGAGATCGCACCCTGGTCCAAGCCCTCCGAGCCCCCTGAGTCCACGGCGAAAAGAGTCGTCTTGTTGAGGAAGGGCTGAACCATGGGCGGCAAGCCGTTGAACCCCAGCGACAGGGCGATGGCTGCCACCGCGCCGCACAGGACTCCCGGAGTATTCACCCTCCTGGACAAGATGCCCAAGACGAAAAACGCAGCGATGGGAGCTGAAACCAGACTCGTCAGCCGCGTGAAATGCTCCCCGGCGGTGCCCCGCTGCTGGTCGTATTGAGAGAGCGCAAACGCCAGCAGCACCAGACCGAAACCCAGCGTGAGGAGCTTGGCCACCCTGACGTAGTGGTCCTCGGAACGATTCGGCTCCAGGTAGCGCCGGTAGAAGTCGTTGTTGGTGACGTTGCTCATGGAGTTCAGGGCCGAGTCGAAAGTTGACATGAGGGCCGCCAACACCCCTCCCATCACCAGGCTGCGCATGATCAGCGGCAGGTTCAGCAGAACGAAGTGGGGAAGCACCATGTCGGGATGGGTAATTTGCCGCTTCAGTTCCGGATGCTGGGAATAGTAGGCCACGAACCCCCAGGCCACCGGCACCGTGAACAACACGAAACCGTAGCCGGTGACGGCGTTGGCCAGCAAGGCCTTGAACATGGTGCGCCTGTCCCTGGTGGCGTGCATGCGCTGCACCGTAATCTGGTTGGTTCCGAAGGCCAGGGCACGCACTACCGAACCGGACAGCAATACCCAGATGGTTCCCTCCACCGCCAGGCTCCATTCATGGGAAATGAGCTTGGTGTGGGGATGGCCGGTGCGCTCGGAGATCTGATTCGAGGCCAGGGTCCAGATCTCCATGGGGTCGAAGTAGCTCAGAAGAACGATGGCGATCATGAGGTAGCCACCCACGAAGACCACGTACTGGACCACATCGGTCCAGATGACGGCCCTCATCCCGCCCAGCACGGTATAGAAGGCACCCAACAGTCCGATGACCAGCAGGCACAGCCGCCCGTCGAAACCGCTCACCGATTCAAATCCCCTGGAAGCCGCTACCAGGGCGGTGGAGAGCCAGAAGACGGTATAGACGATGAACAGCGTGGCGCCGGTCGAGCGGACGGCAGGATGAAAACGCCTCTCCAGGTACTCGTAGATCGACAGCACCCGCAGGCGGGCCCAGATCGGAATCCAGAGGGCAGCGGTCGGAAGAACCATGAGGAACTCGATCAAGCCCCCCGTAATGGAACTGCGGGTGTCCCGCTCGAAAATCCAGCCGGGAAGAGCCAGGTAGCTGATCGGACTCAGGTGGGTTGCAATCAGCGAAATGCCCACCGCCCACCAGGGCAGATTGCCGCCGGCATGAAAGTACTCCTTGAGGCTCTTCTGCCTGCCGGAGAAGAGAATTCCCATGACCACCATCGAGGCCAGGTAGATCCCGATGACCAGGTAGTCGAAGATGGAGAACTTGGCCATGGGCGGAAGCATACAACACTGTTACCCTGTCAAGGTGTGAACCATTTCCCCGGCTCATGGTGTGAAGGACGTTTCCGGTTTGCACCCTCGCGGGAGTACGGGCCTCCCACCCGTATCCTGTTCCTGCTGGCGGCTTGGTGCCGGTGCGCCTCTTTGACCCTCTCCGCCGGGCCGTGATAGGCTCCCCGACCGAAGAAACGGTGCTCCAAGAGGAATGATCTCTACCGGCAATCCGCCAAGGTTCCTGGAAATCAAACGCCGGGACGGGGGGCGCCTGGCCGGCTACCATTGGCCGGGTCCAGGCCCTTCGTTGCTGCTCATCCCGGGAAGCTGGAGCGACTACCGCCAGTTCGACGCGGTTCGCGCCCGTCTGGACAAGGACCTCAACCTGGCCATCCTGGAGTTGCCCGGACATGGCCGCAGTTGGCCTCCGACCCTGCAGGGAAACATCGAGGACTTTGCCCGGGAAACGTTGCGCCTGACCGATAAGATGGGTTGGAAGTCCTGGTTCGCGGGCGGGCACAGCATCGGCGGCATGATCGCCATTGAGCTGGCCGGACAGTTCCCCCGGAAGCTCGCCGGAGTGATTTCTCTCGAAGGCTGGACCCACCATGAAGTCTTGAGCCAGGCCTTCTCCGGACAGGTTGACACCACCCTTTCCGAGGAGCTGGAGCAGCAGCGGCTGGAAGCCCGCAGGCGGACCCTGCGCCGGCTGAACCAGGGTCAAATCGCGGCCTTTCGCTCCATCTGGCAGCGCTGGGACGGCCTCCCCATTCTGGAAGCGACTTCCGTCCCGGTGCTGGAGGTGTGGGGTGACCGCAACCGCCCCCGCCCCAGCCGCCGGCAGATGAGAATCCCGGAGCGAGCCAATATCCAGTTGCAATGGGTTGCCGGCGCTTCCCATTCGCTCCCGCTGGAGAGACCGCAAGAAGTTGCCGAAGCCATCAACCGATTCGTCTTTCCCGACCCTGCCCCTTAGCCCGGATTTCTCAAAGGGGCGCCGGATTTCGTCCATGAACGACTCGGCACAGCCAACCAGCCGCAGAAACTTCCTGCACACCGCATCGATGGCAGGGGCCGGCCTGTGGGCAGTCCAGGCGGCCTGCCGGACCGGATCCGACGCGGGCGCAAAACGCGGCGGCGCCCCGCCATCGAGCCGATTCGACTGCGTGGTCGTGGGAGGCACCCCCGGGGGGATTGCCGCGGCCGTGACCGCCGCGCGCATGGGACGCTCGGTGGCGCTGGTGGAGGAAAACGCCCACTTGGGCGGCATGTCCGCCAGTGGCCTGGGCAAGAGCGACATCGAGAACCGTGCGGCAATTCGTGACTTCTTCGCCGAATTCGTCCAGCGTGTCCACCGGCGCTACCTGGAGAAGTACGGTCCCGACTCGGAAAATGTCCGCTTGTGCCGGGATGGCTACTTCTACGAGCCCTCGGTGGCTGAAGCCACCTTCGACAGAATGGTGGAAGAACAGCCCTCCATCAGCCTGCTGAAATCCCACCGCTTCCGGTCCACCATCACTCGAGAGGGAACCGCATGCGGGGTGGTGGTCCAGGACCGTGGAACCGGAGTCCAAAGGCAATTGCAGGCCCGGCTGGTGATCGACGCCACCTACGAAGGAGACGCCTACGCCTCGGCCGGGGCCCGCTACCGGCTGGGACGAGAATCCCGGGAAGAGTACGGGGAACCCCACGCCGGAGTGATCTATTACGACTACCGCAAGCGGGTTTTTCTGCCGGGGTCCACCGGAGAGGGCGACCGGCGTCTGCCGGCCTACACCTACCGTCTCTGCCTGACCACCGACCCGGACAACGCCCATCCCTTGAGCGAGCCGCCCCCCGACTACGACCGCACCCCTTACCTGGGCTACCTCGAAGACCTCAAGGAGGGGCGCCTGGCCGGACCCAAGCGCTTCAAGCCGGGCCGAGGCTACTATCCGGCCCATTTCAACACGCTGGTACGCGCACTGTCCGTGTCCGAGATTCCCAACCGAAAAACGGACGTGAACATGAACCCCCGGCCCTTGGGATTCCCCTTTGCCGAGGAAAATCAGGGCTATGTCGAGGGAGACCGGGAGGTCCGTCGGAAGATCCGGACCAGGATCCGCAACCTGACGCTGGGCCTGCTGTGGTTTCTGCAGCAGGATTCGGAGGCTCCTCCGGCCCATCGTCGCATTGCACGCCAGTATCACCTGCCCCTGGACGAGTTCACAGACAACGGGCACTTCCCCTTTCAGCTCTATATTCGCGAGGCGCGCCGCCTGGTGGGTCTGTACACGCTCACGGAGCTGGATGTCAGCCGAAACCAGGCCAGGCCGGAGGCCGGCAGCTTCGAGGACGCGGTAGCCGTGGGCGAGTTCCCCGTCGACAGCTTTCCGGTGCGCAAGCGCCAGCCCGGGAACACCGCCGTGCTGGAAGGGTATTTGTACATGTTGGAAAACACCCGGCCCTATCAGATCCCCTACCGCATCATGATTCCGGAGGAGGTGGACGGACTGATCGTCCCGGTGGCTGCCTCCACCAGTCACGTGGCCTACTCCTCGATTCGCACGGAACCGACCTGGATGGCGCTGGGTCAGGCCGCCGGCGTAGCCGCCCACCTGGCCCTGGAGCAAGATCTCCAGCCGCGCCAGGTGCCAGTGGACCGGCTCCAGGAAATCCTGCGCGGACAGGGGCAGGTGCTGGATCTCGAGCGGTCCTGAAACGGAACGGCGTCCGCCGGGTCGTCACCGACGCGAGGGTGATTCTGATGCCCCGAGGCTATTTCCACTACCAGACGTTGGAGGAACTGGACCGAGAAGCCCGGCGGCTAAAGCTGGATCTGCGCCTGGAACCCGATACCCGGCGCGTCAGCAGCCTACTGGGACGGCCGGTACGCGTCGGCCACTACCGGGCCGGCAACTCTCTGGCCATCCATCCCATGGAGGGGTGCGACGGCACCCCCCTGGGCGAGCCGGATGCCCTCACCTTCCGGCGGTACGACAGATTTGCCCGAGGCGGCGCCAAGCTGATCTGGTTCGAGGCCACGGCCGTGGTCCCGGAAGGCAGAGCCAACCCGAGGCAGCTGCTGCTCAACCGGGCCACCGCCAGATCGTTGCGGTCCTTATTGGATCGGACCCTGAAGGCTCACCGGGAGGTCCACGGATCGGTGGACGACCTGGTGGTTATCCTTCAACTGACCCATTCGGGACGCTACAGCCATCCCCGGCCCCTGCTCTGCCACCACCACCCCATCGTGGACCGGCTGACCTACCTGGACGGTTCCAGGCGCGTGCCCCTGCCGCCGGACTATCCACTGATGGACGATGCCGCCATCGAACGGCTGGAAGACGCCTACGCCCAAGCCGCCCGCCTGGCCGCCGACATCGGGTTTCACGGCATCGACATCAAGCTGACCCACGGTTACTTCGGCAATGAACTGCTGGGGGCCAAGACCAGGAAGGGCCGCTACGGCGGAAGCCTGCACAACCGGACCCGTTTTCTCAGAAACGCGATCGAAAAAATCAAGGCAGTCACCCACGACCGGTTCCTGCTGGCCTCCCGGATCGGGGTCTTCGACGGGCTCCCCTACCGGACTGGAGCCGACAGTGGCCGGGGCGAGCCCTGGCCCTGTTCCCTGCCCTACCGCCACGGCTTCGGCGTCCACGAACAGAGACCCCAGGAACCCGATCTCACCGAACCCAAGCAGGTCATCGCCCTTATGAAGCGGTCGGGGGTCGGCCTGGTCAACGTTTCCATGGGAAATCCCTACACCAACCCCCACATCGGGCGCCCCTTCGAAAAGCCGGACGAAGGCAACTACCAGACCCCGGAGCATCCCCTGATCGGGGTGGACCGGCACTTCCGGCTGTGCGGAGACATTCAGCAGGCCTTCCCGGATCTCCCCATCGTGGGCACCGGCTACAGCTGGCTGCAACACTGGCAGCACCACGCCGGGGCGGCCAACCTGCGGGACGGCCGGGCAACGATCATGGGAATCGGACGGGGAGCCCTGGCCTATCCCGATCTCCCCACGGACATTCTGACTCAAGGGGCCCTGAATCCGGCCACCACCTGCAAGACCCTCACTTTCTGCACCTACCTCATGCGCCAGAAAACCCACCCGTGGGGCCAACACCCCACCGGCTGCCCTCCTTTCGACAAGGAGATCTATGGACCCGTCATCAAGGAAGCCCGATCCCGAAAGCGACGAGGCTAGATTCGACCGAGGCCGCATCGCTTTCCCGGAGGCACACTCTTGAGTAGGGTGCAGGAAGTGTGGCGTGATCTTGGAACGGCCGTGGGTTCCGAAAGGACGCTATCGTTCGCCGCGCAGACGACTGAGGAAGCGGGAGAATTCCCCATGAACAATATGAGCCTTTTGCAAAATGAGTCGTGCAGCGCTGGGGACGTTGTTGAATTACTGGAAAAACTTCAATCTGCCACTGCTGAACTGGTTTGATTCGATAACCTCTCCAATGCGCTCCTTACAAGTTATTCCAGTAATTCAACAACGTCCCCTATTCACGCGCACAGGTCTATGAACGGCGGCGCCGGTGCGTGACGCAGAATATCGTGGAGAGGATTTCCGTGTGAGAATCGGTCCCTCTCTTTGCCCCCGCGAAAAGGCTGCTGCGAAAAAAGTTGTAATTATGGGGCTTCTCGGACGTTACTACTTGTAAGGCTTAAAATCCTTGATGCATCGCACCTGCCCATACATGGTGAACGAACAGACTGAGGAGGGACGACATGGAAACGAAATGGAAGGCATGGGTGGTTGTAGCGGTCCTTGCAGGAACGCCGATGGCATTCGGTGGCACCGCCCCGGAGAAGGCCACGGTGGCTAAACGGATTCTTCAGGAGGCCGAGGCCTCCGTGGAGCGCATCAGGACACTCATCGAGGACGCCCGGCGGGGAGACCCTGAATCTCAGTTCCAACTCGGAGCGATGATTCGGGACAATATCAACCAGTGGTACAAGAAGGTTCCCTCAAACGACCTCCCGAATTTCGAGGTTCTTCCGAAGGCACAAGCCGAAGCGATGCTGGAGGCGCGGACTTGGTTTACCCGAGCAGCCGAGCAGGGACACGACATGGCTCAAATGGAATTGTCGAGTCTTTACCGTCGTAAGTACCCCCCTGACTATTCGTTCATGACTGACTATATTCTGAGCTACGCCTGGCTCAAGGTCGCCCTGGACAAAGGGGGCAGTTCCTACAAAACTGTTTTTGGACAGAGAGTGCCCACAGACCGTTGGTTGCGAACAGAGATGACCACCGAGCAGGTAGCCGAGGCTGAAAAAATGGCGGCTGAGATCCAGGAGCGCATCAAGACCTCAAAACCGCGGTGACTCCCTCTCCACTTCCGATTGGACCCTATGAGTCAACTCCTCCTTGGAAGGCAGCAACATTTTTGCGGGCTTTCAGTTGATACAGGCTCCCAAAAACACAAGACCGGGGATGACCTCTCGCGAAGACTCCCTTGCCCTGCAACACGACGCGTGTCATTCCAGGAGCATCGTTCCATAAAAGAACAACTGAAATCGTTGCACCGGTAGAAACGTTTCTATTGACATCTACTACATATGAGGTTATAAATATGGGAGAATTATAGAGAAGACTTCCTGCCCTGAAAACCAGTTTTCCCTTCAGCCGATCTTGGGACTACGGATCGCATTCTATCGGGAATCCTGAAGACATGGAGGTGTTCTTGGCACAGAGGAACCATATCAAGCTGTCACCGCTTGAACTCAAGGCCATGGAGGCACTCTGGAAACTCGGCAGGGCCTCCACCAGGGAAATTCTCGAGCAGCTCCCTGTAAGCAAAAAGCCCGCCTATACGACGGTCCAAACCCTGGTCGCTCGCCTGGAGGCAAAGGGTGCCCTACGGAAATTGCGAAAGATCGGCAATGCCCATGTTTTTGTCCCCGTCATCACCCGACGGCAGGCCTACCGCCGGCTGGTGAGCGATTTTCTGGACTTGTTCAGCGGTTCACCCCGGCCTGTGATGTCCCATCTGGCCGATACAGGCAAACTGACTCTGGAAGACCTGCAAGACATCGAAAGGATCCTCCGGAAAAGACGGACCCGTCGAAAAAACACCGTTCCTGTGGATCCAAAACCCGAGTGAATCCCGACTGGGAGTTGGCGAGCAGGAAAGGAGAATGATCTCTCATGAACATACATTCATGGCTGTCAGAGTGGTCTTCCTGGCTGTGGCCCAACGTTGCGGTTCACCTTTGGGAGACCGCTCTCTTT carries:
- a CDS encoding FAD-dependent oxidoreductase gives rise to the protein MNDSAQPTSRRNFLHTASMAGAGLWAVQAACRTGSDAGAKRGGAPPSSRFDCVVVGGTPGGIAAAVTAARMGRSVALVEENAHLGGMSASGLGKSDIENRAAIRDFFAEFVQRVHRRYLEKYGPDSENVRLCRDGYFYEPSVAEATFDRMVEEQPSISLLKSHRFRSTITREGTACGVVVQDRGTGVQRQLQARLVIDATYEGDAYASAGARYRLGRESREEYGEPHAGVIYYDYRKRVFLPGSTGEGDRRLPAYTYRLCLTTDPDNAHPLSEPPPDYDRTPYLGYLEDLKEGRLAGPKRFKPGRGYYPAHFNTLVRALSVSEIPNRKTDVNMNPRPLGFPFAEENQGYVEGDREVRRKIRTRIRNLTLGLLWFLQQDSEAPPAHRRIARQYHLPLDEFTDNGHFPFQLYIREARRLVGLYTLTELDVSRNQARPEAGSFEDAVAVGEFPVDSFPVRKRQPGNTAVLEGYLYMLENTRPYQIPYRIMIPEEVDGLIVPVAASTSHVAYSSIRTEPTWMALGQAAGVAAHLALEQDLQPRQVPVDRLQEILRGQGQVLDLERS
- a CDS encoding sodium/solute symporter (Members of the Solute:Sodium Symporter (SSS), TC 2.A.21 as described in tcdb.org, catalyze solute:Na+ symport. Known solutes for members of the family include sugars, amino acids, nucleosides, inositols, vitamins, urea or anions, depending on the system.); this encodes MLPPMAKFSIFDYLVIGIYLASMVVMGILFSGRQKSLKEYFHAGGNLPWWAVGISLIATHLSPISYLALPGWIFERDTRSSITGGLIEFLMVLPTAALWIPIWARLRVLSIYEYLERRFHPAVRSTGATLFIVYTVFWLSTALVAASRGFESVSGFDGRLCLLVIGLLGAFYTVLGGMRAVIWTDVVQYVVFVGGYLMIAIVLLSYFDPMEIWTLASNQISERTGHPHTKLISHEWSLAVEGTIWVLLSGSVVRALAFGTNQITVQRMHATRDRRTMFKALLANAVTGYGFVLFTVPVAWGFVAYYSQHPELKRQITHPDMVLPHFVLLNLPLIMRSLVMGGVLAALMSTFDSALNSMSNVTNNDFYRRYLEPNRSEDHYVRVAKLLTLGFGLVLLAFALSQYDQQRGTAGEHFTRLTSLVSAPIAAFFVLGILSRRVNTPGVLCGAVAAIALSLGFNGLPPMVQPFLNKTTLFAVDSGGSEGLDQGAISTRLAGSFRSNGIVLRSDAAVLVREEGRRWDIRNGELFYLLEREGGVVTVAHEPISWMWIPVLSMVVNLLVGYLASFLFTRPPPERLVGLTLRA
- a CDS encoding alpha/beta hydrolase; this translates as MISTGNPPRFLEIKRRDGGRLAGYHWPGPGPSLLLIPGSWSDYRQFDAVRARLDKDLNLAILELPGHGRSWPPTLQGNIEDFARETLRLTDKMGWKSWFAGGHSIGGMIAIELAGQFPRKLAGVISLEGWTHHEVLSQAFSGQVDTTLSEELEQQRLEARRRTLRRLNQGQIAAFRSIWQRWDGLPILEATSVPVLEVWGDRNRPRPSRRQMRIPERANIQLQWVAGASHSLPLERPQEVAEAINRFVFPDPAP
- a CDS encoding BlaI/MecI/CopY family transcriptional regulator translates to MFLAQRNHIKLSPLELKAMEALWKLGRASTREILEQLPVSKKPAYTTVQTLVARLEAKGALRKLRKIGNAHVFVPVITRRQAYRRLVSDFLDLFSGSPRPVMSHLADTGKLTLEDLQDIERILRKRRTRRKNTVPVDPKPE
- a CDS encoding NADH:flavin oxidoreductase, with the protein product MPRGYFHYQTLEELDREARRLKLDLRLEPDTRRVSSLLGRPVRVGHYRAGNSLAIHPMEGCDGTPLGEPDALTFRRYDRFARGGAKLIWFEATAVVPEGRANPRQLLLNRATARSLRSLLDRTLKAHREVHGSVDDLVVILQLTHSGRYSHPRPLLCHHHPIVDRLTYLDGSRRVPLPPDYPLMDDAAIERLEDAYAQAARLAADIGFHGIDIKLTHGYFGNELLGAKTRKGRYGGSLHNRTRFLRNAIEKIKAVTHDRFLLASRIGVFDGLPYRTGADSGRGEPWPCSLPYRHGFGVHEQRPQEPDLTEPKQVIALMKRSGVGLVNVSMGNPYTNPHIGRPFEKPDEGNYQTPEHPLIGVDRHFRLCGDIQQAFPDLPIVGTGYSWLQHWQHHAGAANLRDGRATIMGIGRGALAYPDLPTDILTQGALNPATTCKTLTFCTYLMRQKTHPWGQHPTGCPPFDKEIYGPVIKEARSRKRRG